One stretch of Malus domestica chromosome 14, GDT2T_hap1 DNA includes these proteins:
- the LOC103414406 gene encoding uncharacterized protein — protein sequence MQMTQNQARIEIEDAKLFNAKVELVNSFMQSEHHDESNHRGSITGRSFVQRDREECHDRMMKDYFIERSRFPAHDFRRQFRMRRELFESILNAVVNHDHYFARSIDATGRQGLSPHQKLTSAFCMLANRCSTDSIDKYCRLAESTVIENLKRFYKAIQGIYGATYLHKPNREDLKRLLRKANKRGFPGMIGSLDCMYWEWKNCLTAWAGQLKGRHNKPTIILEAVASYDTWIWHAFFGTPGSNNDINVIWSSLLFDNVVNGWAPEFRYKVNGNRYELGYYLTDGIYPSWSTFVKSFSHPDNVKKKLFS from the coding sequence ATGCAGATGACACAAAACCAAGCAAGGATTGAGATTGAGGATGCAAAATTGTTCAATGCCAAAGTTGAACTTGTAAACTCGTTTATGCAATCTGAGCACCATGACGAATCTAACCATCGTGGTTCTATCACGGGGCGTTCATTTGTGCAGCGTGATAGAGAAGAGTGTCATGATCGAATGATGAAAGATTATTTCATCGAGCGTTCGAGATTTCCTGCTCATGATTTTCGGAGGCAGTTTCGAATGAGGAGAGAGCTTTTTGAAAGCATCTTAAACGCAGTTGTCAATCATGATCACTATTTTGCAAGGAGTATAGATGCCACAGGCCGACAAGGTCTATCACCTCATCAGAAGCTCACATCTGCTTTTTGCATGCTAGCTAATAGGTGCTCTACAGACTCAATTGATAAGTATTGCCGACTTGCAGAAAGTACTGTTATTGAGAACCTGAAGCGCTTCTATAAGGCAATTCAAGGCATATATGGAGCCACATACCTCCACAAGCCAAATCGTGAAGATTTGAAGAGGCTTCTACGCAAGGCAAACAAAAgaggcttccctggcatgatAGGAAGTCTCGATTGTATGTATTGGGAGTGGAAGAATTGTCTTACTGCTTGGGCTGGCCAATTGAAGGGCCGTCATAACAAGCCAACCATCATACTCGAGGCTGTGGCGTCTTAcgacacatggatttggcatgctttcttCGGCACTCCCGGATCAAACAACGATATCAACGTTATTTGGTCTTCTCTTCTGTTCGATAATGTTGTCAATGGATGGGCACCTGAATTTCGGTACAAGGTAAATGGTAATAGGTATGAGCTAGGTTACTACCTAACTGATGGTATTTATCCTAGTTGGTCTACCTTTGTCAAAAGTTTTTCTCATCCCGATAATGTaaagaagaaattattttcGTAG